A part of Aegilops tauschii subsp. strangulata cultivar AL8/78 chromosome 2, Aet v6.0, whole genome shotgun sequence genomic DNA contains:
- the LOC109745582 gene encoding exonuclease DPD1, chloroplastic/mitochondrial → MALLFRFSQLRNSIWSSCPARLRMQHTGLSPGTLLDPKSYEKRLFSTRVQETASLHRTDLGPCISGIQPLKFQQTSEHEQSAPLLIFDIETTGFFQKTTGNFQKGNRITEFAVRDLCGGKNSTFETLINPERDVPGYLKKVNNINTDLVCKPDVPRFSDVLPLLLAFVQSRQTPGKPVIWVAHKANTFDAPFLAQEFNRCSAQMPEDWLFVDSHCLARKLPMLEPSEDKKHLLNLESLSKRYGISAEGSAHRAMKDVTTLCHVFQKMSFDLKLTYEGLINEATKASYFSKLLK, encoded by the exons ATGGCATTGCTTTTTCGCTTCAGTCAACTGAGGAACAGCATATGGAGTAGTTGTCCTGCCAGGTTGCGTATGCAACATACTGGATTGTCACCTGGAACACTGCTTGATCCAAAAAGCTATGAGAAGCGCCTTTTCTCAACAAGGGTTCAAGAGACAGCTAGTTTGCACAGAACTGATCTTGGTCCGTGTATTTCTGGAATTCAGCCATTAAAGTTTCAGCAGACTTCTGAACATGAGCAATCTGCGCCTCTTCTTATCTTTGATATTGAGACCACTGGTTTTTTCCAGAAGACCACTGGTAATTTCCAGAAGGGTAATAGAATCACTGAGTTTGCAGTCCGTGATCTTTGTGGAGGAAAGAATAGCACATTTGAAACTCTCATTAATCCTGAGAGGGATGTTCCTGGGTACCTAAAAAAAGTGAATAACATTAACACTGATTTGGTCTGCAAACCTGATGTCCCGAG GTTCAGTGATGTACTTCCATTACTATTGGCATTTGTTCAAAGCCGCCAAACTCCTGGCAAACCAGTTATATGGGTTGCTCATAAAGCAAATACATTTGATGCTCCTTTCCTTGCCCAAGAGTTTAACCGTTGTTCAGCTCAGATGCCTGAAGATTGGCTGTTTGTTGACTCCCATTGCTTGGCAAGGAAGTTGCCGATGCTTGAGCCATCAGAAG ATAAGAAGCATCTCCTAAACTTGGAGTCGCTAAGCAAACGCTATGGCATCTCTGCGGAAGGCTCTGCTCATAGAGCAATGAAAGATGTGACGACATTATGTCATGTTTTCCAGAAAATGAGTTTTGATCTAAAATTGACATATGAAGGCCTAATAAATGAGGCCACCAAGGCTAGTTATTTCAGCAAGCTTCTTAAGTAA
- the LOC109745583 gene encoding pectinesterase inhibitor 8, with protein sequence MRPSTMARALAAAAAVLAAVACVGATPETTCRAAAGADRRVDYRFCVSRLSQHHDSPDADTWGLAKVAADVGVLMASNGVYDIKAMLAGKKEQPAAARGPLEQCEALYDRMGSAFAEAYDGIDRRDYATGKEKAGEAASLARRCGDAFARAGVAVPSRLAKQGADSVQMAIVCTAVTNLIK encoded by the coding sequence ATGAGGCCATCCACCATGGCTCGAGCCCTCGCGGCCGCGGCTGCCGTCCTCGCCGCCGTGGCCTGCGTCGGCGCGACCCCGGAGACGACGTgcagggcggcggcgggcgcggacAGGCGCGTGGACTACCGCTTCTGCGTGTCCAGGCTGAGCCAGCACCACGACAGCCCCGACGCCGACACGTGGGGCCTAGCCAAGGTGGCCGCCGACGTCGGCGTGCTCATGGCTAGCAACGGCGTCTACGACATCAAGGCCATGCTCGCCGGCAAAAAGGAGCAGCCAGCGGCGGCACGCGGGCCGCTGGAGCAGTGCGAGGCGCTGTACGACAGGATGGGCTCCGCGTTCGCCGAGGCGTACGACGGCATCGACAGGCGCGACTACGCGACGGGCAAGGAGAAGGCGGGCGAGGCCGCGTCCCTCGCGCGCCGCTGCGGCGACGCCTTCGCCCGGGCCGGCGTCGCCGTCCCGTCGAGGCTGGCGAAGCAGGGCGCCGACTCGGTGCAGATGGCCATCGTCTGCACCGCCGTTACCAACCTCATCAAGTGA
- the LOC109745581 gene encoding exonuclease DPD1, chloroplastic/mitochondrial-like, which produces MALLLRFNQLRNSIWSSCPARLLMPHAGLSSGKLLDPKSYERRLFSTRVQETASLDRTCISRIQPLEFQQTSEHEQSVPLLIFDIKTTGFFQKRNRITEFAVHDLWAGKNNTFETLLNPEMDVPKYVAAVTNINNDLVCRPDVPRFSDVLPLLLAFVRSCQTPGKPIIWVAHNVKRFDGPFLAQKFDRCSAQMPEDWLFVDTLCLATKLPKLSASNDKRHLHDLESLCKRYGISVEGPPHRAMQEVMKLCQVFQKMSFDLKLTYEGLIDEAIKANYFSKFLN; this is translated from the exons ATGGCATTGCTTCTTCGCTTCAATCAACTGAGGAACAGCATATGGAGTAGTTGTCCTGCCAGGTTGCTTATGCCACATGCCGGATTGTCATCTGGAAAGTTGCTTGATCCAAAAAGCTATGAGAGGCGCCTTTTTTCAACAAGGGTTCAAGAGACAGCTAGTTTGGACAGAACATGTATTTCCCGAATTCAGCCATTAGAGTTTCAGCAGACTTCTGAACATGAGCAATCTGTGCCTCTTCTTATCTTTGATATTAAGACCACTGGTTTTTTCCAGAAGCGTAATAGAATCACTGAGTTTGCAGTCCATGATCTTTGGGCAGGAAAGAATAACACATTTGAAACTCTCCTTAATCCTGAGATGGATGTTCCTAAGTACGTTGCAGCTGTCACTAACATCAACAATGATTTGGTCTGCCGACCTGATGTCCCGAG GTTCAGTGATGTACTTCCATTACTACTGGCGTTTGTTCGAAGCTGCCAAACTCCTGGCAAACCAATTATATGGGTTGCTCATAATGTAAAAAGATTTGATGGCCCTTTCCTGGCCCAAAAGTTTGACCGTTGTTCAGCTCAGATGCCCGAAGATTGGCTGTTTGTTGACACCCTTTGTTTGGCAACGAAGTTGCCGAAGCTTTCGGCATCAAATG ATAAGAGACATCTCCACGACTTGGAGTCACTATGCAAACGCTATGGGATCTCTGTGGAAGGCCCTCCTCATAGAGCAATGCAAGAAGTGATGAAATTATGTCAAGTTTTCCAGAAAATGAGTTTTGATCTAAAACTGACATATGAAGGCCTAATAGATGAGGCCATCAAGGCTAATTATTTCAGCAAGTTTCTTAATTAA